The following coding sequences lie in one Camelus bactrianus isolate YW-2024 breed Bactrian camel chromosome 8, ASM4877302v1, whole genome shotgun sequence genomic window:
- the LOC141578433 gene encoding ankyrin repeat domain-containing protein 26-like isoform X3 — protein sequence MDSVKNVEQKKISVTKFAPRFEDISVSSISPKHDIDDSLPPSDGNLDLAPKKVRHPRFAKLIQAWEEPMISTETKDGVLKPGTSTFFEDNNSNNENEDAVRTFSQPSSEVSGFSHPAFPAPAPLTSSAVLGVTEEETTKPKTGGKENGTRTINSVLKEQADHSKLISVDGVHKSDRGGATSALGLEEKEDVKSPLDSESISEIQLLNCVDNLSGAAGRGEKNTLNGQIESSSDWDSTSLSLNNKAGQRAEHLKVDKCPLVSQSVTTNQSAPTELRQTALVDKDRVNIGAVSLSENAALRGLCESQLPEKRSSKEADPDLQRASEEEQERLDGSENNLSQDKCASQARTVKEKKSEDQINQINLSLVHLQKTPREPEVNKENDRKDVPVSSKHSCVEKHEDMWVKQGKFDWKHNSEFITKKSNQKMSKIHEKGKITFHHKVVPLPDNSELHGDLKELPSNVTDNTFDFEEKDAPGASVSIGFQAVSEHKEPSLENVFPCYSKSE from the exons ATGGATTCAGTGAAGAATGTTGAGCAGAAGA AGATTTCAGTGACTAAGTTTGCACCGAGGTTTGAAGACATCTCTGTAAGCAG TATTTCACCCAAACATGATATTGATGATTCACTGCCTCCATCAGATGGTAACTTAGATCTTGCTCCCAAG AAAGTCCGGCATCCAAGATTCGCAAAGCTAATTCAGGCCTGGGAAGAACCCATGATAAGCA CAGAGACAAAAGATGGTGTTTTGAAACCAGGAACTAGCACCTTCTTTGAGGACAATAAttctaataatgaaaatgaagatgcGGTTAGAACCTTTTCCCAACCATCAAGTGAAGTTTCAGGCTTTTCTCATCCTGCCTTCCCAGCACCGGCACCTCTCACATCTTCAGCAGTCCTTGGTGTTACAGAG gaagaaACAACAAAGCCgaaaactgggggaaaagagaATGGCACTCGGACTATCAACAGTGTTTTAAAGGAGCAAGCAGATCATAGCAAATTGATTTCTGTTGATGGAGTACACAAAAGTGACAGAGGTG GCGCAACTTCAGCTTTAGgattagaagaaaaggaagatgtcAAATCACCCTTGGATTCTGAG agtATCTCCGAGATTCAACTTCTGAACTGTGTTGATAATTTATCTGGAGCTGCAGGtcgaggagaaaaaaatacattaaatggacaaatagaaa gttCTTCAGACTGGGATTCTACTAGTCTGAGCCTCAATAATAAGGCTGGTCAAAGAGCCGAGCATTTGAAAGTTGACAAATGTCCGTTGGTATCACAATCAGTGACCACAAACCAGTCAGCACCCACAGAACTGAGGCAGACGGCCCTGGTAGATAAAGACCGGGTGAATATTGGAGCCGTGTCTCTGTCAGAAAATGCAGCGCTCCGTGGCCTGTGTGAGTCACAGCTGCCAGAGAAGAGAAGCAGCAAAGAAG CAGACCCAGACTTACAAAGGGCATctgaggaagagcaagaaagacTTGATGGGAGTGAAAATAACCTCTCACAG GATAAATGTGCTTCACAAGCACgtactgtgaaagaaaagaaatctgaagatcaAATCAACCAGATTAATCTTTCACTTGTGCATCTGCAAAAAACGCCTAGAGAACCAGAAGTGAATAAGGAAAATGACAGAAAGGACGTACCTGTATCTTCAAAACATTCTTGTGTGGAGAAGCATGAGGACATGTGGGTCAAACAAGGCAAATTCGACTGGAAACATAATTCAGAATTTATCACAAAGAAGTCAAACCAGAAAATGAGTAAAATccatgaaaaaggcaaaattacttttcatcatAAGGTAGTGCCGCTACCTGACAACTCTGAACTACATGGTGACTTAAAGGAACTACCTTCCAACGTGACAGATAATACATTTGATTTTGAGGAAAAGGATGCACCTGGAGCCTCTGTCTCTATAGGATTCCAGGCAGTCTCTGAACACAAAGAGCCCAGTCTTGAAAATGTATTTCCATGTTATTCCAAGTCTGAGTGA
- the LOC141578433 gene encoding uncharacterized protein LOC141578433 isoform X2 — protein sequence MDSVKNVEQKKISVTKFAPRFEDISVSSISPKHDIDDSLPPSDGNLDLAPKKVRHPRFAKLIQAWEEPMISTETKDGVLKPGTSTFFEDNNSNNENEDAVRTFSQPSSEVSGFSHPAFPAPAPLTSSAVLGVTEEETTKPKTGGKENGTRTINSVLKEQADHSKLISVDGVHKSDRGGATSALGLEEKEDVKSPLDSESISEIQLLNCVDNLSGAAGRGEKNTLNGQIENSTEKYPHLKPAVGVKDSVPNKTGEMKNLQTFKSGSSDWDSTSLSLNNKAGQRAEHLKVDKCPLVSQSVTTNQSAPTELRQTALVDKDRVNIGAVSLSENAALRGLCESQLPEKRSSKEDPDLQRASEEEQERLDGSENNLSQDKCASQARTVKEKKSEDQINQINLSLVHLQKTPREPEVNKENDRKDVPVSSKHSCVEKHEDMWVKQGKFDWKHNSEFITKKSNQKMSKIHEKGKITFHHKVVPLPDNSELHGDLKELPSNVTDNTFDFEEKDAPGASVSIGFQAVSEHKEPSLENVFPCYSKSE from the exons ATGGATTCAGTGAAGAATGTTGAGCAGAAGA AGATTTCAGTGACTAAGTTTGCACCGAGGTTTGAAGACATCTCTGTAAGCAG TATTTCACCCAAACATGATATTGATGATTCACTGCCTCCATCAGATGGTAACTTAGATCTTGCTCCCAAG AAAGTCCGGCATCCAAGATTCGCAAAGCTAATTCAGGCCTGGGAAGAACCCATGATAAGCA CAGAGACAAAAGATGGTGTTTTGAAACCAGGAACTAGCACCTTCTTTGAGGACAATAAttctaataatgaaaatgaagatgcGGTTAGAACCTTTTCCCAACCATCAAGTGAAGTTTCAGGCTTTTCTCATCCTGCCTTCCCAGCACCGGCACCTCTCACATCTTCAGCAGTCCTTGGTGTTACAGAG gaagaaACAACAAAGCCgaaaactgggggaaaagagaATGGCACTCGGACTATCAACAGTGTTTTAAAGGAGCAAGCAGATCATAGCAAATTGATTTCTGTTGATGGAGTACACAAAAGTGACAGAGGTG GCGCAACTTCAGCTTTAGgattagaagaaaaggaagatgtcAAATCACCCTTGGATTCTGAG agtATCTCCGAGATTCAACTTCTGAACTGTGTTGATAATTTATCTGGAGCTGCAGGtcgaggagaaaaaaatacattaaatggacaaatagaaa ATTCTACTGAAAAATATCCTCACTTGAAG CCTGCAGTTGGAGTGAAAGATTCTGTTCCTAATAAAAcaggagaaatgaagaatttacaAACATTCAAATCAG gttCTTCAGACTGGGATTCTACTAGTCTGAGCCTCAATAATAAGGCTGGTCAAAGAGCCGAGCATTTGAAAGTTGACAAATGTCCGTTGGTATCACAATCAGTGACCACAAACCAGTCAGCACCCACAGAACTGAGGCAGACGGCCCTGGTAGATAAAGACCGGGTGAATATTGGAGCCGTGTCTCTGTCAGAAAATGCAGCGCTCCGTGGCCTGTGTGAGTCACAGCTGCCAGAGAAGAGAAGCAGCAAAGAAG ACCCAGACTTACAAAGGGCATctgaggaagagcaagaaagacTTGATGGGAGTGAAAATAACCTCTCACAG GATAAATGTGCTTCACAAGCACgtactgtgaaagaaaagaaatctgaagatcaAATCAACCAGATTAATCTTTCACTTGTGCATCTGCAAAAAACGCCTAGAGAACCAGAAGTGAATAAGGAAAATGACAGAAAGGACGTACCTGTATCTTCAAAACATTCTTGTGTGGAGAAGCATGAGGACATGTGGGTCAAACAAGGCAAATTCGACTGGAAACATAATTCAGAATTTATCACAAAGAAGTCAAACCAGAAAATGAGTAAAATccatgaaaaaggcaaaattacttttcatcatAAGGTAGTGCCGCTACCTGACAACTCTGAACTACATGGTGACTTAAAGGAACTACCTTCCAACGTGACAGATAATACATTTGATTTTGAGGAAAAGGATGCACCTGGAGCCTCTGTCTCTATAGGATTCCAGGCAGTCTCTGAACACAAAGAGCCCAGTCTTGAAAATGTATTTCCATGTTATTCCAAGTCTGAGTGA
- the LOC141578433 gene encoding uncharacterized protein LOC141578433 isoform X1, translating into MDSVKNVEQKKISVTKFAPRFEDISVSSISPKHDIDDSLPPSDGNLDLAPKKVRHPRFAKLIQAWEEPMISTETKDGVLKPGTSTFFEDNNSNNENEDAVRTFSQPSSEVSGFSHPAFPAPAPLTSSAVLGVTEEETTKPKTGGKENGTRTINSVLKEQADHSKLISVDGVHKSDRGGATSALGLEEKEDVKSPLDSESISEIQLLNCVDNLSGAAGRGEKNTLNGQIENSTEKYPHLKPAVGVKDSVPNKTGEMKNLQTFKSGSSDWDSTSLSLNNKAGQRAEHLKVDKCPLVSQSVTTNQSAPTELRQTALVDKDRVNIGAVSLSENAALRGLCESQLPEKRSSKEADPDLQRASEEEQERLDGSENNLSQDKCASQARTVKEKKSEDQINQINLSLVHLQKTPREPEVNKENDRKDVPVSSKHSCVEKHEDMWVKQGKFDWKHNSEFITKKSNQKMSKIHEKGKITFHHKVVPLPDNSELHGDLKELPSNVTDNTFDFEEKDAPGASVSIGFQAVSEHKEPSLENVFPCYSKSE; encoded by the exons ATGGATTCAGTGAAGAATGTTGAGCAGAAGA AGATTTCAGTGACTAAGTTTGCACCGAGGTTTGAAGACATCTCTGTAAGCAG TATTTCACCCAAACATGATATTGATGATTCACTGCCTCCATCAGATGGTAACTTAGATCTTGCTCCCAAG AAAGTCCGGCATCCAAGATTCGCAAAGCTAATTCAGGCCTGGGAAGAACCCATGATAAGCA CAGAGACAAAAGATGGTGTTTTGAAACCAGGAACTAGCACCTTCTTTGAGGACAATAAttctaataatgaaaatgaagatgcGGTTAGAACCTTTTCCCAACCATCAAGTGAAGTTTCAGGCTTTTCTCATCCTGCCTTCCCAGCACCGGCACCTCTCACATCTTCAGCAGTCCTTGGTGTTACAGAG gaagaaACAACAAAGCCgaaaactgggggaaaagagaATGGCACTCGGACTATCAACAGTGTTTTAAAGGAGCAAGCAGATCATAGCAAATTGATTTCTGTTGATGGAGTACACAAAAGTGACAGAGGTG GCGCAACTTCAGCTTTAGgattagaagaaaaggaagatgtcAAATCACCCTTGGATTCTGAG agtATCTCCGAGATTCAACTTCTGAACTGTGTTGATAATTTATCTGGAGCTGCAGGtcgaggagaaaaaaatacattaaatggacaaatagaaa ATTCTACTGAAAAATATCCTCACTTGAAG CCTGCAGTTGGAGTGAAAGATTCTGTTCCTAATAAAAcaggagaaatgaagaatttacaAACATTCAAATCAG gttCTTCAGACTGGGATTCTACTAGTCTGAGCCTCAATAATAAGGCTGGTCAAAGAGCCGAGCATTTGAAAGTTGACAAATGTCCGTTGGTATCACAATCAGTGACCACAAACCAGTCAGCACCCACAGAACTGAGGCAGACGGCCCTGGTAGATAAAGACCGGGTGAATATTGGAGCCGTGTCTCTGTCAGAAAATGCAGCGCTCCGTGGCCTGTGTGAGTCACAGCTGCCAGAGAAGAGAAGCAGCAAAGAAG CAGACCCAGACTTACAAAGGGCATctgaggaagagcaagaaagacTTGATGGGAGTGAAAATAACCTCTCACAG GATAAATGTGCTTCACAAGCACgtactgtgaaagaaaagaaatctgaagatcaAATCAACCAGATTAATCTTTCACTTGTGCATCTGCAAAAAACGCCTAGAGAACCAGAAGTGAATAAGGAAAATGACAGAAAGGACGTACCTGTATCTTCAAAACATTCTTGTGTGGAGAAGCATGAGGACATGTGGGTCAAACAAGGCAAATTCGACTGGAAACATAATTCAGAATTTATCACAAAGAAGTCAAACCAGAAAATGAGTAAAATccatgaaaaaggcaaaattacttttcatcatAAGGTAGTGCCGCTACCTGACAACTCTGAACTACATGGTGACTTAAAGGAACTACCTTCCAACGTGACAGATAATACATTTGATTTTGAGGAAAAGGATGCACCTGGAGCCTCTGTCTCTATAGGATTCCAGGCAGTCTCTGAACACAAAGAGCCCAGTCTTGAAAATGTATTTCCATGTTATTCCAAGTCTGAGTGA
- the LOC141578434 gene encoding uncharacterized protein LOC141578434: protein MKKRLAKFVSWVGFSARQRERRDHEHPVPRYPIRKHELKKFHKAAYLGDLDTVEVLLLRKKNFVHSTDRNNRTALHLACTSGQSPVVTLLIGWCCDLNARDKEGKTALIKAVQCRKEACVSILLEQGADPNLADDFQNTALHYAVLAGNTSVAAELLRYDANIEAINEYNMTPFLLAVRKNKEEMVKFLMENGANVHAVDKLQRSALTLAVYHDSPDIVKLLLEKRVNADSLDSHGWTAEEYAYCNGFEQ from the exons ATGAAGAAGAGACTCGCTAAGTTTGTGAGCTGGGTGGGCTTCAGCGCCCGTCAGAGAGAGCGCAGGGATCATGAGCACCCCGTGCCTAGGTATCCCATCCGTAAGCACGAACTAAAGAAGTTCCACAAAGCCGCATATCTTGGTGATCTGGACACAGTGGAGGTGTTGCTGTTACGTAAGAAGAATTTTGTGCACAGCACAGACAGGAACAACAG GACTGCCCTACACTTAGCCTGCACCAGCGGCCAGTCACCAGTGGTGACTCTCCTTATAGGGTGGTGTTGTGATCTGAATGCTCGTGACAAGGaaggcaagacagctctcatcaaG GCTGTACAATGCCGGAAAGAAGCGTGTGTCAGTATCCTGCTGGAACAGGGTGCTGACCCAAATCTTGCGGACGACTTTCAAAACACTGCTCTGCATTACGCCGTCTTGGCTGGAAATACATCAGTTGCAGCAGAGCTGCTCCGCTATGATGCAAATATCGAGGCGATAAACGAG TATAACATGACACCATTTTTACTCGCCgtcaggaaaaacaaagaagaaatggtcaAATTTTTGATGGAGAACGGGGCAAATGTACATGCAGTTGACAAGCTGCAAAG atcaGCACTCACACTTGCTGTGTATCATGACTCACCGGACATAGTCAAGCTGCTTCTTGAGAAACGTGTTAATGCCGATTCGCTAGATTCACACGGATGGACTGCTGAAGAATATGCTTATTGTAATGGTTTTGAACAGTAA